The stretch of DNA ACAGTAGTGGTGAAAATGACCGATGCTACTTCTATGGATGAGTTAAAAGATTTGGGCGATACATTGTTGGGCGGTCTAAAAAGTGGCATTGGCGTCCTTGGGGCTGAAGGTGAAAAACCAATGGTTGTTATTGTAGTGACTCAAGATTTGGTCAAAACAGGTGTAAAAGCCGGCGCACTTGCTAAAAGTATTGGTGCAGAAATGGGTGGCGGTGGTGGTGGAAAACCTCATCTTGCTACGGCTGGTGGGAGAGATTCGGCCGCGTTAAAATTTGCCATGGATAAAAGTTTTGAAATTATTAAAGACACAATTGAAGGATAAAGCACAATATGCAGTATAAACAGGACGGTGATACTTACATTATTTACGTGGAGCAGGATGAGGCGATTATGGAAACGCTCACCCAGTTTTGTAAAGATCGCAACATAGCTAATGGGCAACTTTCTGGTATTGGGGCAATCAAAGAAATTGACTTGGGCGCCTACGATTTAGAGAATAAAGAATATGTCCGAAACTTTTATGAAAATATTTGGGAATTGACATCTTACCAAGGGAATGTGTTACTCAAGAATGGGGAACCATTTATTCATGCGCACATAACAATTAGCGACCATAGTATGGATGTAAAAGGTGGCCATCTGTTTGAAGCAAAAGTCGGTGCAGTGGGAGAATTTATTTTGAGAAAAATTGATACCGACGGTAAAAGAGAGTTTGATCCCAATATTGGTCTCTTTTGTATGGCCTTTAACGATTAGGAGAAAATATGAGTAGACAAGTAATCAATGACGCCCATGCGCCAAACCCCATTGGATCATACAATCAGGCCGTCATTGCCAATGGATTTGTATTTACTGCCGGTCAGATTGCTATCGATCCTGACTCGGGTCATTTGATAGAAGGGTCATTTAAATCAAGAGTGGAACAGGTTTTTAAAAATCTATCAGCTATTTTAGAGCGGGCGGGGACTGACTTGTCGAAGGTAGTTAAGTTTACTGTTTTTTTGACGGACATGGATAATTATGCCGAAGTGAATGAAGTATTCAACGTATGGTTAGATGAAGCGGAAGCACCGGCGCGATCTTTGGTGTCGGTGGTCGGGTTGCCAGCAGGAACCGACGTTGAAATAGAATGTGTCGCCGCCATATAAATTTTGAATGATCAAAAAAATTACTATAATCCTGATTCTAATGTTTCCTTTGTTGGGACAGGAAGCAGATAGCCTTAATCAAAAATCAACAAAACAGGCGGCACGGAGGGCGTTAATGCTTCCCGGGGGCGGACAATTTTATAATAATCAGCCAATCAAGGGCGGATTATTGATAGTATCTGCAATTGCCACGGGGTATCTGTACATGGATTATGGTAATAAATATAAGAATTTCAACGGTACTGATTTGACCGAAAAGGCACAGTATTTAAAACTAAGAAACAAATATGGATGGTGGATTGGATTTGTCTATATTTACGGCCTCCTCGACGCCATCGTCGAGGCACATTTACATCCATTTCATGACGTAATGAATGAAGACCTAGAGAAACCGAAAGAAGAGAAAGAGCAAAAACAATGAGTCAAAACCGTGAACAATGGGGGTCAAAGTTAGGATTTATCTTGGCTGCTTCAGGATCCGCAGTTGGTATAGGAAATATTTGGAAATACCCCTCAATAGCTGGCCAAAATGGTGGCGGTGCTTTTACCTTAGTTTACTTAGCCTGTATCCTGGCTGTTGGTTTATCTATTCTCATTGCTGAATTTGTTATTGGTCGTAAAACGCAATTAAGTCCTGTGGGTGCATTTGAAAAACTGGCTCCGGGTACCCATTGGAAATGGGTAGGATATCTCGGTGTCGCATCTGCCTTTGTAATTCTTTCTTTTTATGGCGTTGTGGGTGGATGGATATTTAAATACATCATTGATTCCTTTTCTGGTGGTTTTGCCACGTTTGCCGGTAATATTAAAGCAGCAGATTCCGCGTTTGAGGTATTTAAGACAAGTACCTGGGAGCCGGTAATATATCAGGTTTTGTTTATGGCTTTGTGTATTTGGGTTATTGTTAAGGGTGTAAAGGGCGGCATTGAAAAATGGTCCAAAATTATGATGCCCTTGATTGTTATTCTATTAGGTATGCTAGCCGTTCGAGGCATGACACTCCCCGGTGGAATGGAGGGATTATCATTTTTATTTAATCCTCGGTTCGAAGACTTAACGGCTTCGGCCATTGTGTTGGCGCTGGGCCATGCATTCTTTACAGTAAGCCTCGGAATGGGAACCATGATTACCTACGGTAGTTATCTCGATAAAAAACAAAATTTAATGACTTCAGCCCTATGGGTGATTTTCTTAGATACTGCCATCGCCATGCTAGCCGGTGTCGCTATTTTCACAACAGTATTTGCACTGGGTGCCGATCCAGCAGCAGGCCCCGGACTTATTTTTGGTGTATTACCGGCAGTATTTGCTCAAATGGCCGGTGGCGCTATTTGGAGTACGATGTTTTTCATCCTCCTATTTATGGCGGCATTGACATCTGCAATCTCAATACTTGAAGTTGTAACCGCTTATTTTATAGATCAAAAAGGATGGTCTCGTAAAAAAGCCACCATTCAGTTTGGTGCTGTGATTACTGTGGTGGGGGCATTCTGTTCATTCTCTTTAGGTGGTGGAATCAATATTACAGAATTCATGGGAATGCCTTTCATGGATTTCATGGATTATTTATCCTCAAAATACATGTTGCCTATCGGTGGCATGCTTACTGCCATATTCGTCCTAAAAAAATGGGGAATCGCCAATTATTTGGTTGAGCTAAAAGAAGGGATGGAAGGGATGGATTTATCTCCACAATTAGTGAAAACATTTCTCACCATTGCAGCAGCAGTTGTAGCCTTTATTATTTTTAATGAAGTATATGCCGAAATTTTCGGCAAAGCATTAATAGGTTAAGCAGATGTTGGCAGAAAAGTATTTTCCCCGAAATTCAGGGCGATATGGCCGTTTAGCAGCCATTGCAAAAAAGATGGATGGTTTCGCAGCACTCAATCCTGAGCGTTGGTTTGGGATTTGGGCAATGGTTCTCGCCGGTGCAAATGTGTCCGCTTATTTAGAAGATCGATGGCTTTATTGGGAATGGTCCACCTTTTCTTACTTTCTAGTGTCAATAATGGTTATTGCATTAGTGTGGGATAAATTTATGTTTAGGTTTCCCCTTTTTCCTCAAAAAGTGGATTCGATTAAATCAGCTAGTTTCATGCTTTTAACGGGATTTGCCCTGTTTTTTCTGGGGACAATTCCCGCCGGATTTGATCCTTTAGTTTTTGCCTATGGATTACCTTATTTCATCTTTTTTGTAGTGGCGCATTTGACTTATGCTATCCCCATTAAAGAGAATGAAAAGGGAGAAAGATCCGTGCCCGAGAAAAGCGAAATGACACTTCCCTTGGCTATAATTATTGGATTAACCATTATAACCGCTACGGCAGGTGTTCTCCATGATGATCCTATAATTAGCACAATCTCAGCTGTATATTTGCCATTTCCTCTGGTAGCTTTGATTTTTCCTTCTGCAGTAAGACATTTGCAGCGCTGCCGTGCTTATGTGGTCTTTATTCCGGTCATGTTTATTGCAGTGCGATTTCCCTGGTTCTTATTTATGGTACTTCCATTATTTTGGATTTTAAGGCATTATAATTATTTTCGTCACGGTGTTGTTTCACCTTCTTTCAAAGTGGATCTACCTGACGGCAATGATGGATAAAATGGTTTAAATTTTATGGATCGCCCTTCACTTTTAAAAAAACTTCAATTAAATAAGTTTGTAGCTATCGATTTTGAAACGACGGGTCTTCAGGTTGAGACCGATCGTATAATTGAAGTTGCTGCTATTTTATTTATAGATGGGGAGCCATCGAAACGATTTACTTCTCTCGTTAACCCGGGAATTCCTATTCCATCTTTCATTGAGGAAATTACTGGAATTACCAATAATATGGTGGCGGATGCACCGGCCGAAAGTAAAATCGTCGATGACTTATTTAAATTTATCGGTAAACATCCATTAGTTGCCCATAACACACCTTTTGATTTGGCTTTCTTACAGTCCATGGGCGAAAGGCATAATAAGGAATTACCTGATCGCAAACTGTATGATACTTTACCCTTATCGCGCGCTTTATTGTTTTTTCAGCCGGCTCATAATTTGAGTGCAGTTTCGGATTTTTTCAGTCTCTCTACAGAAGGAGCACATAGAGCAGAATACGATACTGAAAATTGCGGAAAAATATTTGTTGAATTGGTTGAAGAAGCAGCCAGTTATAACCTCAATCTTATATCCAGAATTTTGGCCTTACTGAAACCATTTGATACTCATAATAAAGATTTATTCATTGATTTGGCCAATGCCTTGACCCAGATCGGTGATTTAAAAAATGGATTAATCGAGTCCAAAATACCCAAACCTACTAACACTAATATATTCATCAATGGTGGTGAGAATGATATAACAGCAATTTCAAGTCATGATGTATTTGGTCCCGACGGCCATTTAAGTTGTTCATACGAAAATTATGAAGATCGCCCAAACCAAGTCAATTTCAGTGAATTTATAGACGATATTATGGCCAGTCCTGGTGGTATCGGCATTGCAGAGGCGGGTACCGGACTGGGAAAAAGTATGGCATATTTATTTCCTGCTATGAAAAACAATCTTTTAAATCCTGATGATGGCCCCGTGATTATTTCCTGTTATACCAAACATCTTCAAGATCAATTATTTAACAAAGATTTACCTCAATTAACCAAAGCGATTGATGCACCAGTCCAGGCCGTGGTGATGAAGGGGCGCAGCAATTATGTGTGTAAGTCCCGCTTAAATTGGCTGATTGGCGGCGCAGAGAAAATGCTTAATGGTGAAGAGGCCATGTATCTCGTTCCACTCATGATTTGGCTGGAGCATACCCAAACTGGTGACATGGATGAATGCCCCGGTTTTACCAATGGATTTACATTCCGTCTCATGGCATTGGTGCAAAGTGAGCCGGGATTCTGTACGTCCCCAATTTGTTCTCGTCATGGTGGATGTTTTTTCGGTCCTTTGAGGAAAATGGTATACAACGCCAATCTGATTGTTGTGAATCATGCATTACTTTTGTCTGAAGCAAAAGCGCGAAAAGAAGCGGGTGAAGGGATGGGCTTTCTTCCGGAACATAAGTCCGTTATTATTGATGAGGCTCATAATATTCCCCAGGCTGCTTACCGCCAATTCACTTCCGTTTTAGATCAACGATCTTTGGGTTATTTTCTTGAACGAGTGGACCCAGAGCATTCCCATTCTGTTCGCTGGAATAATCAGCTCAAATCATTAGGTGGTCTCCATCCCCAATTTGAAGGAATGCGTAGAGAATTGGGTCGAGATGTGGCTGAATGTCGGGATTCAATAAAATCCTTTTTTGACCAAATGGCGGGAAATAGCCTACACAAATTTGATCCTGGTGCTAAATATTCAACCAAACTCATTATTCAAAATTTAGTTGAAGAGTTTGGCGCTTTGTCCGGCGAAATAAAGCAAATGAATCGTTGCTTTCATACCGTGAGAAATCAAGTGCGAAAACTGCGTGAAGCGTTGATGGATATTGATGAAAAGAGAGAAGATTTTCTAGAACTCCATCAACTGTTTGATCGAGGTGAGGGACTCATGACCGATTCTTTATTATTGATTCAGTCGCTAACGTCCAATCAGGATGATGATCATGTATATTGGTATGAAGGTAATTTCAGAAATTATAGAGGAAAAACACAGCTGATTCTTACTGTTCAAGCGGCACCAGTTGATTTGGGCAATGACCTTTCATCTGGCTTATTCAAAGAATTGAATCATTGCATCCTTACTAGCGCTACCATTCGTATCCGTGATTCATTTGATTATTTTCTCCAACGGACTGGTTTGAATGGAGTGGAATTTGATGACATCCAAACAGCTGTTTTTGAAAGTCCATTTTTATATAATGAACAAGTAACCTATTACCAATATTCCGGCAGCGATGGACAGAAACCGGATGTATTGGCAAATATGATCTACGCCTGTCACCAACGATATAATAAACGCATGATGGTGTTATTCACATCCAGAGCACAATTGGTGAATACCTACGATATATTACAGCGAAAGTCCGGTGGAAAAAATTTGCCAATCTTTGCCCAGAAAAGACAATCATCACGGGCTGGATTGGTGCGAGGTATGCATCAGTCCCCCAACGGAATTTTACTGGGAACCAATGCTTTCTGGGAAGGAGTGGATCTCCCGGGCGATTTGTTGGAAGTTTTGATTATTGTGAAAATGCCCTTTGATGTGCCCACAGAACCATTGGTGAAAGCTTATGGCAATATGATTGAAACTGAGGGTGGCAATCGTTTTATGGATTATGCCTTACCCGAATCAGTAATTAGGTTTCGTCAAGGGTTTGGCCGCTTAATTCGCACAGCTTATGACGAGGGAATATTTATTGTGATGGATGACCGAATTGTAAATAAAAGATATGGTGTCGCCTTCGGTGAGGCAATCCCTGTTGATATGAAAATATTCAATCGCGTGGATTTTTTGGGGTAATCCTTAACCCAATATTTTCCCCAAAACTTCTTTCAACAATTTAGCCGCAACCACCGCGGTCATATTATTAATATCCCTGTCTGGATTGTATTCTACAATATCGCCTCCCACCACATTCCCATTTAATTGATGGATTACATTCACCAAGTCTCGAGTGGAGAGTCCGCCCGGTTCATGATGAGACACACCCGGGGCGAAGGCGGGATCAAGGGCATCCAGGTCAATTGAAACATAAACAGGTCCGTCAAATTCAAGTGAAAGAGATGAAACGAAGTTTCTCATTTCAATTACTTCAATGCCGAATCGTTTAATCTGTTCTTTTTGATGATTATTTAAGGTTCGAATGCCCACTTGAACCAACCGTTTCACCAAGCCATTTTCCATAATTCGAGCAAAGGGGGAAGCGTGAGAATAGGGATTGTTCTCAAAATTATCGTATAGATCAGGGTGAGCATCAAAATGTAGTATATTTAAATTGGAATAATTCTGACTGTAAGATTCAATGATGGGAAAAGTAATGGAATGATCACCACCGAGTGAAACTACTTTTTGGCCACGATTCAATTCTTTACTAATAGTTTTACGGATAGAATCCATAGCCACTTTTCCCGCAGGAAGTTGGAGAATACCAATATCCCTAATTCTGTCCACATCATCACAATTAACACCATTTTCAGCAAACATGTTGGATGCATCGGAATGGAAGGCATCCATGATAAGAGGTGGCGCTTTGGCAGGCCCTTTTAAAAATGATGAATTTTCATCTAGGGGAATGCCAATAATAGAAACCATTATTTAAAATTCTTTATTCGGTCTCAAAAGTACAAACAGAATAAGTATTAATTAATTCTGCTTCAGTCGATGGTTTCTCAGGTTCATATGATTTTTCTAGAATTGTCATGGGCACGTCTTCAGAAACAATTAATGATGTGTTTTCTTCGATAATGTGAATATTGTCAAATCCTGTAATCCAAGGAGATCCTAGATCATCAAAAATTTCAGCGACCTCATCAAGTTCTTCTTTACCGCTATCTTGATTGAGTATATCATAGGTGAGATAATCAAAGGCAATACTAAATCGACTTATGTTTTTAGTTAAGGTGTTAAATAAATCAAAAATGAGTTTCTCAGGGATGTACATTGAGTTTCCTTCCCAGATAAACAGGGTGGATTCTTCAGTTTTAAAGCCACCTTTTTTCATCAGCGAAATGACATCTTCTTCTATATAGTTACATGGGATAAATATGGAGGGATAATTAATGTTATTTTTCTCAATTACATTTTGTTTGAAATTCAATACAGTCGCTTGATCCACATCAAAAAACTGGACATTTGGTTTTGCGTATTTACATGCTCTCATATCAAAACCGCCACCCAATAATACTATTTGAGTAGCGCCGGCATCTATGTGTTCTGTTATTTTATCGTTAAAATATTTGATTCGATA from Candidatus Neomarinimicrobiota bacterium encodes:
- a CDS encoding DNA-binding protein, which translates into the protein MQYKQDGDTYIIYVEQDEAIMETLTQFCKDRNIANGQLSGIGAIKEIDLGAYDLENKEYVRNFYENIWELTSYQGNVLLKNGEPFIHAHITISDHSMDVKGGHLFEAKVGAVGEFILRKIDTDGKREFDPNIGLFCMAFND
- a CDS encoding RidA family protein, translating into MSRQVINDAHAPNPIGSYNQAVIANGFVFTAGQIAIDPDSGHLIEGSFKSRVEQVFKNLSAILERAGTDLSKVVKFTVFLTDMDNYAEVNEVFNVWLDEAEAPARSLVSVVGLPAGTDVEIECVAAI
- a CDS encoding class I SAM-dependent methyltransferase, which codes for MDINQIGSTAFIIAAFRAEESDRENPLFKDDYARYFLNDEMVKKSHEMSSILPDTKELVRYRIKYFNDKITEHIDAGATQIVLLGGGFDMRACKYAKPNVQFFDVDQATVLNFKQNVIEKNNINYPSIFIPCNYIEEDVISLMKKGGFKTEESTLFIWEGNSMYIPEKLIFDLFNTLTKNISRFSIAFDYLTYDILNQDSGKEELDEVAEIFDDLGSPWITGFDNIHIIEENTSLIVSEDVPMTILEKSYEPEKPSTEAELINTYSVCTFETE
- a CDS encoding sodium-dependent transporter is translated as MSQNREQWGSKLGFILAASGSAVGIGNIWKYPSIAGQNGGGAFTLVYLACILAVGLSILIAEFVIGRKTQLSPVGAFEKLAPGTHWKWVGYLGVASAFVILSFYGVVGGWIFKYIIDSFSGGFATFAGNIKAADSAFEVFKTSTWEPVIYQVLFMALCIWVIVKGVKGGIEKWSKIMMPLIVILLGMLAVRGMTLPGGMEGLSFLFNPRFEDLTASAIVLALGHAFFTVSLGMGTMITYGSYLDKKQNLMTSALWVIFLDTAIAMLAGVAIFTTVFALGADPAAGPGLIFGVLPAVFAQMAGGAIWSTMFFILLFMAALTSAISILEVVTAYFIDQKGWSRKKATIQFGAVITVVGAFCSFSLGGGINITEFMGMPFMDFMDYLSSKYMLPIGGMLTAIFVLKKWGIANYLVELKEGMEGMDLSPQLVKTFLTIAAAVVAFIIFNEVYAEIFGKALIG
- the speB gene encoding agmatinase: MVSIIGIPLDENSSFLKGPAKAPPLIMDAFHSDASNMFAENGVNCDDVDRIRDIGILQLPAGKVAMDSIRKTISKELNRGQKVVSLGGDHSITFPIIESYSQNYSNLNILHFDAHPDLYDNFENNPYSHASPFARIMENGLVKRLVQVGIRTLNNHQKEQIKRFGIEVIEMRNFVSSLSLEFDGPVYVSIDLDALDPAFAPGVSHHEPGGLSTRDLVNVIHQLNGNVVGGDIVEYNPDRDINNMTAVVAAKLLKEVLGKILG